The following are encoded together in the Deinococcus soli (ex Cha et al. 2016) genome:
- a CDS encoding SDR family NAD(P)-dependent oxidoreductase translates to MRRALLSPPACRDLSALRAAVAGRAVLVTGASSGVGEATALRLGAAGATVLLLARREERLREVAARVGAAGGRAVVIPADLSDPASVDGAAREVLKAAPVLAGVVSNAGRSVRRRALDGAPRADLERLLAVNVTGPARLLLALRPALVAGSVVVNVSSVSARHVGAPRWGAYQGSKAAFDLWVQAAVAEWPGVRGASVYLPLVRTPMIAPTRAYRFLPALSAPEAAEVVTLPFVRSVVRVAPWWLPGVEVAGIVCPGVLARGLAWAERFEACLERRR, encoded by the coding sequence GTGCGCCGCGCCCTGCTGTCCCCGCCTGCCTGCCGTGACCTGAGTGCCCTGAGGGCGGCGGTGGCGGGGCGGGCGGTGCTGGTCACGGGCGCGTCGTCCGGGGTGGGCGAGGCGACGGCGCTGCGGCTGGGTGCGGCGGGGGCGACGGTGTTGCTGCTGGCGCGGCGCGAGGAGCGACTGCGCGAGGTGGCTGCTCGGGTCGGGGCGGCGGGGGGCCGGGCGGTGGTGATCCCGGCGGACCTGAGCGACCCGGCGTCGGTGGATGGAGCGGCCCGCGAGGTGCTGAAGGCGGCACCGGTCCTGGCGGGCGTGGTGAGCAACGCGGGGCGGTCGGTGCGGCGGCGGGCGCTGGACGGCGCGCCGAGGGCGGATCTGGAGCGGCTGCTGGCGGTGAACGTGACGGGTCCGGCCCGCCTGCTGCTGGCGCTGCGCCCGGCGCTGGTGGCGGGGAGCGTGGTGGTGAACGTGTCGAGCGTATCCGCGCGGCACGTGGGTGCGCCGCGCTGGGGGGCGTACCAGGGCAGCAAGGCGGCGTTCGACCTGTGGGTGCAGGCGGCGGTCGCGGAGTGGCCGGGGGTGCGGGGCGCGTCGGTGTACCTGCCGCTGGTGCGCACGCCGATGATCGCCCCGACCCGCGCGTACCGGTTCCTGCCTGCCCTGAGTGCCCCCGAGGCGGCCGAGGTGGTCACGCTGCCGTTCGTGCGGTCGGTGGTGCGGGTCGCGCCGTGGTGGCTGCCGGGCGTGGAGGTCGCGGGCATCGTGTGTCCGGGCGTCCTGGCACGGGGCCTGGCGTGGGCCGAGCGGTTCGAGGCCTGCCTGGAGCGGCGTCGGTGA
- a CDS encoding prephenate dehydratase, whose amino-acid sequence MSDPVPATAAVPVLTSGVVAFQGNPGSYGEIAALNAVPGMAETRGYPTFHEVARAVETGEAEYGVLPVENSLMGAIHQSIDLLSETDLHVVGEVVVRVSHCLMALPGVDLGDIRRVASQQPALDQCTDLIRKHGWQPVAAHDTAGSAKNLAQSGERDLAAIASERAAQLYGLNILQRNIEDEPFNYTRFMILARHEPAPSDAPHKTSLVFAVRHTPGFLVETLNELRGLNLSRIESRPRRDRAWSYLMYVDIEGDARDPKVAQALAGVLRKASYAKIIGSYPSAQGTVN is encoded by the coding sequence ATGAGTGACCCAGTCCCCGCGACCGCTGCCGTGCCCGTTCTCACCTCCGGGGTGGTGGCGTTTCAGGGGAATCCCGGTTCGTACGGGGAGATCGCCGCGCTGAACGCCGTGCCCGGCATGGCCGAGACGCGCGGGTACCCGACCTTCCACGAGGTCGCCCGCGCCGTCGAGACCGGCGAGGCCGAGTACGGCGTGCTGCCGGTCGAGAACAGCCTGATGGGCGCCATCCACCAGAGCATCGACCTCCTCAGCGAAACCGACCTGCACGTGGTCGGCGAGGTCGTCGTGCGGGTATCGCACTGCCTGATGGCGCTCCCCGGCGTGGACCTCGGCGACATCCGCCGGGTCGCCAGCCAGCAGCCCGCGCTCGACCAGTGCACGGACCTGATCCGCAAGCACGGCTGGCAGCCGGTCGCCGCGCACGACACGGCGGGGAGCGCGAAGAACCTCGCGCAGAGCGGCGAACGGGACCTCGCCGCGATCGCCAGCGAACGCGCCGCGCAGCTGTATGGCCTGAACATCCTCCAGCGGAACATCGAGGACGAACCGTTCAATTACACGCGCTTCATGATCCTCGCGCGGCACGAACCCGCCCCGTCGGACGCGCCGCACAAGACCAGCCTCGTGTTCGCTGTGCGCCACACGCCGGGGTTCCTGGTCGAGACGCTGAACGAACTGCGCGGCCTGAACCTCTCGCGCATCGAGAGCCGCCCCCGCCGCGACCGCGCCTGGAGTTACCTGATGTACGTGGACATCGAGGGCGACGCGCGCGATCCGAAGGTCGCCCAGGCCCTCGCCGGGGTGCTGCGCAAGGCCAGCTACGCGAAGATCATCGGCTCGTACCCGAGTGCCCAGGGCACCGTGAACTGA
- a CDS encoding class I adenylate-forming enzyme family protein: MRAALSLLCCLGREGPTLAGVVAWQAWRAPERLALSDGTERLTYAELQGRVQEQVRVWRGAHPPSTLVGLEGGGGQVGLVVDLLAGLRLGWRVVPLAPGRVDMGLASPPPSSSPPVAGRGGWVPPRAGRPVLMTSGSSGAARLVRSAVRPVAALRVAGALLDALRPHRDAGVVLPLPLWHGHGLATLALALGVGAPLHLRAGASPEAIWTTLEAEGAEVLAVVPTVLHRLLAAPGNAPRLRVVLSGSAPLSPELAAATRARLGDVLFDAFGSTELGVLTLATPADLRAAPGSVGRPLPGVSVRVAPDGRVLARGLLRRGWHRTGDLGVLDASGRLTLRGRADDLMVIGGENVWPAQLEAALLAVPGIVACAVLPVPCAEYGQRPVAFVEGGVDEAALRAFAQSQWPRRLRPVRWVLGPLPRTPLGKVARGDLRSGLG; encoded by the coding sequence GTGCGCGCCGCCCTGTCCCTTCTGTGTTGCCTGGGACGCGAGGGCCCGACCCTGGCGGGCGTGGTGGCGTGGCAGGCGTGGCGCGCCCCGGAGCGGCTGGCCCTGTCGGACGGGACGGAACGCCTGACCTACGCCGAGTTACAGGGGCGGGTGCAGGAGCAGGTGCGGGTGTGGCGGGGCGCGCACCCGCCGAGCACCCTCGTCGGCCTGGAGGGTGGAGGCGGGCAGGTGGGGCTCGTGGTGGATCTCCTGGCCGGACTGCGGCTGGGCTGGCGGGTCGTGCCGCTCGCGCCGGGTCGGGTGGACATGGGGCTGGCGTCTCCCCCACCATCCTCTTCCCCACCGGTGGCCGGTCGGGGAGGTTGGGTGCCGCCGCGTGCGGGACGCCCGGTGCTTATGACCTCTGGGAGTTCCGGGGCAGCCCGGCTGGTCCGGTCGGCCGTGCGGCCCGTGGCGGCGCTGCGGGTCGCGGGGGCGCTGCTGGACGCGCTGCGGCCACACCGGGACGCGGGGGTCGTCCTGCCCCTGCCGCTGTGGCATGGGCACGGACTGGCGACTCTGGCCCTGGCACTGGGGGTGGGGGCGCCGCTGCACCTGCGGGCCGGGGCATCACCGGAAGCGATCTGGACCACGTTGGAGGCCGAGGGCGCGGAGGTGCTGGCGGTCGTCCCCACGGTCCTTCACCGTCTGCTGGCCGCGCCGGGGAATGCGCCCCGGCTGCGGGTGGTGCTGAGCGGATCCGCGCCGCTGTCGCCGGAGCTGGCGGCCGCGACCCGCGCGCGGCTGGGGGACGTGCTGTTCGACGCGTTCGGCAGCACGGAACTGGGCGTGCTGACCCTGGCCACCCCGGCTGACCTGCGCGCCGCGCCGGGATCGGTGGGTCGGCCCCTGCCCGGCGTGTCCGTGCGGGTCGCGCCAGACGGGCGGGTCCTGGCGCGCGGGCTGCTGCGCCGGGGCTGGCACCGGACTGGTGACCTGGGCGTGCTGGACGCCTCGGGGCGATTGACTCTGCGGGGGCGCGCGGACGACCTGATGGTGATCGGCGGGGAGAACGTGTGGCCCGCTCAGCTGGAGGCGGCACTGCTGGCTGTGCCGGGGATCGTCGCGTGCGCGGTCCTGCCCGTGCCATGCGCGGAGTATGGGCAGCGGCCGGTGGCGTTCGTGGAGGGTGGCGTGGACGAGGCGGCGCTGCGCGCCTTCGCGCAGTCGCAGTGGCCGCGTCGCCTGAGGCCCGTGCGGTGGGTGCTGGGTCCGCTCCCGAGGACGCCGCTGGGGAAGGTGGCGCGCGGCGATCTCCGTTCTGGCCTCGGCTGA